A part of Gossypium hirsutum isolate 1008001.06 chromosome A07, Gossypium_hirsutum_v2.1, whole genome shotgun sequence genomic DNA contains:
- the LOC121203753 gene encoding uncharacterized protein, translating into MKILYWNCCGVGNPATVREFRQLLVANVPDIVFLCETKINSNRFQRIRSICRMEGCLAVDSVGKSGGFALLWRDGIDVSVQNYSNSHINSLVRLENEDVLRFTGFYGQTASRSRQQAWDILRRVHHKVNEGWIVGGDFNAILNLSEKEGGRSKPKVLMEEFCNILEELKLTDIKPCNGWFTWTNNREGDRLVKERLDRFVASDVILDKFPFLASYVVRQSRSDHEAILIDTKGSKPNRERMGHKAWFRYDTCWAGEQELKDLISCIWEKEESNMLAKMDMTRDKLGPWQFSRFRNLKYKIKGLEKEIIRLMDGRTDD; encoded by the coding sequence ATGAAAATTCTATATTGGAACTGTTGTGGGGTGGGGAACCCTGCGACAGTTCGGGAATTTAGGCAACTTCTTGTTGCTAATGTCCCTGATATCGTTTTCCTGTGTGAAACTAAGATTAATTCTAACAGGTTCCAGCGTATCCGTTCCATATGCAGAATGGAGGGTTGCCTCGCAGTGGACTCCGTAGGAAAGAGTGGGGGGTTTGCATTACTTTGGCGGGATGGTATAGATGTGTCGGTTCAAAATTATTCTAATTCTCATATTAACTCGTTGGTTAGGCTGGAGAACGAGGATGTGTTAAGATTTACCGGTTTTTACGGCCAGACTGCTTCTAGATCGAGACAACAGGCCTGGGATATTTTGAGGAGAGTGCATCATAAGGTTAATGAAGGATGGATTGTTGGGGGTGATTTTAATGCTATTCTGAATCTCTCTGAAAAGGAAGGTGGCCGTAGTAAACCCAAGGTGTTGATGGAGGAATTTTGTAATATCCTGGAGGAGTTAAAGCTCACCGATATCAAGCCTTGCAATGGATGGTTTACTTGGACAAACAATAGGGAAGGTGATCGGCTTGTCAAAGAAAGGCTGGATAGATTTGTTGCCTCCGATGTGATTCTGGATAAGTTCCCTTTCTTAGCTTCCTATGTCGTTCGCCAGTCCAGGTCCGATCACGAGGCTATCCTGATTGATACGAAAGGTAGTAAGCCTAATAGGGAGAGGATGGGTCACAAGGCGTGGTTCAGATATGATACGTGTTGGGCGGGGGAGCAGGAGCTTAAAGACTTAATTTCGTGCATTTGGGAAAAGGAGGAGAGCAACATGTTGGCGAAAATGGACATGACTCGTGATAAGTTGGGCCCTTGGCAGTTTAGTCGCTTTCGAAACTTGAAATATAAGATAAAAGGGCTGGAGAAGGAGATTATTAGACTTATGGATGGCCGAACGGATGATTGA